Below is a window of Impatiens glandulifera chromosome 2, dImpGla2.1, whole genome shotgun sequence DNA.
aaatgcacaagttatccaagtctaaaacagaagatcaaacacagaacaaaacaacaccagatttacgtggaaaaccctctcaacttggagggtaaaaaaccacggggccaaccagcaaatttcactataagcaagaaacagatacaaatgtttttctcaactttaaacccaacgTTGAGacatacaaacagagaaaaccagaTTCATCCAGActtaagctagtctagatataagataacaagagattgaaacctaaaggtgaaaatgtaagagatccactgcctccttctcttcttcttcctctgtttcttcttctctgtttcttctcttctttgcagaatagcttctctctctagaagtgatagaatgagcagcattcttagggttttgcttgttttattagatgcctaattgggctggacctaAAGGCCCAACACCATTTACCTTCTTTGAGGTGAAATTCCACTTTTGAGTACATTACTTGTTTGTTAAAATGCATGTTCAGCTATAAGATTAAGAACTAGATATCTAGGTCAATTGccattatatttattcatttgaatgtgtatttttgtttaaagtttCTAGGGTTTGAATTGACAGAAATTAGAAATAGTCAACCTATCCTGAATTAAGCTTGGAGATAGAACAACCATGGATTAATCACAATTTAGCGAATAATTGGCTTATGTGATTTATTCTTTTGCTTATTAATGTCTGGTATAGAGCAAGAATGATCCAAAAGTTTTTATAGAGGAACTGATGAAGGAAACAGATAATTATAACGGGTTTAACCTAATCATTGCTGATATTTCTTCTAGAGTAATGGTTTTCATAACTAACAGATCTAAAGAAGCTAGTTACCCGACAATGGAGGCTGTTCAACTAGGTATTCATGTATTGTCAAATGCAAGTCTCGACTCATGAATCATGATTGATTGTTAATAGGTTTTGATCAACAATTATGTCTCAATCTTTGATTGATACAGGCTAAACGACTAAGAAGAGTTTCGCGAAGGGATGAAGAAGAAAACTCatcaagaaaaagaagaagagatgaacTTGAACTTTATTAAGGATTGCCAAGAAGAATAGCTCCATAGTTTCGTTGGGCAAAGTGTCTATGCTGATTGATTCATTGATTGATATATGTAACTATGTATTTTTGATCAGATTCATCCATTATACATAAAAGTTGcagatttatatatacaaatatatattcttctATTTGATTAATTTCTATTAGTAGACAAAAATGTGTTATTGTATTGGTAATATACCTTATCAATAGTATACCTTATCAAAAAATGAACAACTTtggaatattattataatacatgctttaattaattactacaTAGTAAGTTGTCTTGCCCTACCCAAAAGTTGAACAAATTCAAACTACCAACAACTACCCAAAAGTTGTACACATAATAAGAACATACATAAACAACATACACATTTATTAACTAATTCCCCATCATCCttaaataaatgaagaacaatTGGGACTTGTTTTTCAGAGTGTTAGCGATATCAATTACAAAACGGTATCTCACATCCGCCTTGACCAATCGCTCCATCGCAATGTTCACATCATCGATCGAAACAATCTCAATATACGCAGTTATACCATGTTTTGCAGCAAAATCAATCATCTCTTGAGTCTCCTTTATTCTCCCAATATTATTCCCAGTAAATATCTTCCTTCCTGCACAACAATCATCCAAATTCAACAATAACCAaaccaaataatcaaatttatcttACCCATGATTAATGAGAATGAACAATCTTTCCATGACTCTTCATCTGATCATGGTCACTACTAATCAAGAACGAATCAGCACTGAGCCTCTCAATCGCCTCATTCTTCTTGCTAATCGAAGGCCCTTCGCGAAACAGGAAGGCCTTTCACGTAACGGAAAGGCCCTTCGCGTAACGTGAAGGCTCATCTAAAACAGAACCGAATCAGAGTCGCATCATGGTGGTGGTGATTCAGAATCAGAACCGGATGTCccattcatttaaataaacaataaacgTACCAGTTGCCACAGTGTTCGTGCTCGTCGTGCTAATTGTGGTGTCCGTCGTCGAAGATCGTCGTCGTGATTGTCCATCGATAGCCGCCGCCGTTTAGGGTTAgcgagaaggaggagaagagcgggaaaagagagaaagagaagaagagaaatgaaaaaaatgccgaagttatattaaatagtaagggtattctggacttttTACACTTTTtcacttcgcgttacgcgatgagggtattttcgtcaaaaaaaaatggTCACCAGcgtaataaaaattatacgGTAACCACATAAGCAAATAATGGCATCTTtcaggtcatttcgtcaaatttcaaAAAACATGAGgctgattttatatttttatttgaaataagactaaattttatttaaaaatttagcaattatatcaattatatcaattattttattaatttaaatattaaaattactttttacttaaatattttattttatattaatatatatatcatatttattttattaaattttaaattaaattttattataaattaaattatgaaataatttcatttttttttaattatattacaaaaaaaacaatgttataTTAGATATATGGTATCTTATAggtttatttatattgtgttttaaaacacaatataaataaaccTATAAGTTTAGATACCGTGTatctaatataacattttaattttaaataaataaattattatagtacaaaataaaattgaatatatttaaataaaaaaatattaattaatttataaatatctcatttaaatttttatttctatattaataaaaagaaatattaatttaagtatattttttattttattatattttaatataaattaaattattttattttaaaattttattattaattatatatatatatatatatatatataaaatacagAGAGAGTACATATTAAGGGTTATTAAtggtaataaaaattaaataatgaattttttctACTTTCATGAAACATGTAGGGTTATTTGGAGAAAATCTAGCTAAAATCCAAACCCATTTCTTCTCAATCGAGCTCCATATAATTGCTTATTGAATACGACCACTTTTAAACCTATTATAGAAGTTCCTagaataaactaaaataattgacTTAGGGATtgaccaaatttatttaatacaaatttattttaatattaatttaaataaataaataatacctGCATTCCCTCaccacacaaaaataaaataaaatattcaaatgagCTTATATCAACATAACCCCTCCATTCTCTTTCTCTCACTCTCCATCTCTCCCCCTTCTTCAACAATGGAAAACGAGCTTACTGGTTCAAGCGGCGCGTGGGCTTTAATGGCGAGCTGGTTAACACCCAAAATTCTCTTCTGTTTCCTCAACATTACCATCGCCACTATCTTCATCTCTTCCAATTTCAAATCACGCACCAAACGCCCAAACAACGTTGTAAGGTCATCTTCTCTTCTCCAACGTGCCGGTTCTTTcgatttctctttcttctcacACCACCACCACCAAGACACCACCGCTCCTCCTCGTGAACCATACGCGCCGTCGCAAGGCCCGCAACTCCACCGACCTCCGTCTCTCATAGATCGACTCAAAAGCTTCGATTTCTCCGTCTTACCGGCACCCACCCAAGAACAAGACTCAACTCATCAACCCGACCCACCTCAGGTTAAACGAGTTCCATTGCTTGAACGGGTCAAGTCTATTAAACTCTCTCTCTACAGTTCCCATGTTACTGATCCAGTTTCCGTCGTCGCCGACGACCACCACCATGTTGAACGGATCAAGTCTGCCGGCGCCGGAACCGGAACGGCGTCTAGAAAGAAGGTAATGGAGAATGTTTTAGATTAACATTATTTATACTTTACTGACTATAtgtctctctctctatatatatatacagtcGGCGGCGcaggagaagaagatgaagaaatcgGCGAGTGTGAAACCATTTTCGTCGGAGAAAGCTACTGAAGATGTGGAAGAGAGGCGGCCGGCGACGACAAGGCCGGTGGAATCAGCTTCTTTAATGGATGAAGAAGTAGATGCTAAAGCCGATGATTTCATTAACAGATTCAGACAACAACTGAAACTTCAGAGATTGGATTCCTTGTTGAGATACAGAGAAACTTTGAACAAGGGATCAGGTCCAAAGTAGGTTTCTTTTTTTGCATAATTGTTTGTTTACTATTTTGCCCTTGCATATTTAACTAAACTTAAGTTGTTTTCATGGTGGAGAATGTAATTTTAGATTCATAGTGCGTGCACTTGTAGggttatttcataataataatattgatttgcAGCTTTATTGTTGTATAAAGATTGATGggcttattttaaaaatttataaatatctagatattagtttaaattttgttatattgaCTATATAAAAAGCAACTAATAATTGTTTTGGCTCAAtcaattttgtcattttttataaatgacaACCACATTTTTTGCACTAATAAAATTAGcatattttgaaagaaaatatgaCATGTACAAAAATATAAGAAGATGACTTAACTCAAATTAAaagaaatcaataaattaaaataataaatttattttccaaataagatttatttattttttaaataaataaaaattataaatttgtgaCTTCATTTTGACAAACTAAATGAAAACGGAGCAGTTTGGTTTGTGGACCATGTTGTTTTGGATGATATAGCGATTTCTAAAAtgaaattctttttttatttctttttttttctatgaaTGGACGCCAAATATAGAATGTTTCGATAGAAAATCTCtatatattgttaaataatatatattttccaaaaaaatatacatatatcaCACTGTCACAACAGGCGTGATTAGGTAGTCAGATTTTTAATCTTTACTTTTAAAACttgtaaacaaaaataaaagaactTATTTCATGTTTGagttgtcaatttttttttaacagttTAGTTAGACCATAAATGAAAGGGCAAATTATCTGGACGGCCCTCGAACTATctcgatcgctcacttttggccctcaaactaatttttgaagaggcgatttgtttcaaaaattaatttgagggccaaaagtgagcgattGAGATAGTTTGAGGGCCGCCTATGTAATTTGccctaaatgaaataaaacattgagaaatgattgggatgAGAATTGGGTAAGTCAATGAGATAGGGAATAATCTgaaatctgattggttgaaaataaaattaattttttatattttatcttttctcaccctttataattttttttaagtgataAGGTGATGACACATCATTCTATTTCTAAATTTCCTCTCTATATCGTTCTAAAAACCGTTTCGATCATTGATTCGTTTCTTTGACGAACTTCGGTCCAACCAGTTTAATCGGTTGAACGACTGgaccaaattttttttttttttagaaagtctatatctaatcaaatatattagtatattacCATTTGCAAAATTATCCCTAATAAGTGGagaaacattttaattgttaattttctATACATTCAATTCAATTGAAATTGTGAATCAAagctaaaaaaatatcaaagcACTCAAATATTACACATTTTAAAAAAGACATGTCATCTCCTTTAAAAGAGAACTAACACAATGACAACTCAATTTTAGTCTTAGATTCTGAATAATCTATTATAGTATGCAGAAACATttgaacataaataaaatataagacaTATTTTTTTGAACATAAACAAAGAATGGGTAATGTTAATGGTATACAAAAATATCAGTAGACTTTAAGCATCTTgtaatcattttctttattcactatcaaaatttgaaattcattataaaaaacaCCTGCTTCTATAGGCGATATACAAGCAAAACAGACATAATCTAATACAAAAGGACAAGTAGCATCCAAATCGCACGTATAATTGGGTAAGATTACAGTTAGAGTTTAATTCATTTTTCTGTATTCAGACTATATGTTGTATAGTGTATACTAATCTATATGTTGTATAGTGTATACTAATTCAATAGGAAACCTGTGACTGTGACCGAAAACACATAAGTGAACTTGCTGATTGTTactaaaaaatagtaaaactaTCTAAGGATGATCAATTTTGGTATtattaataacaattaaattatatatatatcagaagAGCTGATAACAAAGTAAATTTGGTAACATATCTCAACTAAGAAGCTTAATAAATCAGGATAATTAAGCAATTAGGGctttttttagatgaaacaaGCATAGGGGAAGGCGACGAAGCTAACAGCTTAACACAGATGAAAActtttcaaactaaaaatttTCGGTCAGACCGGATTTTAACCGGTTCGAAAGGTAACCGGATTGATGTCAAAATCCAGACCGTCCATCCAACTGTTTCGCGGCCGAACCATCAGTTgaaccgcgtattttaaaactatgtCCCTATCAAGTTATCAACCCTCTATAACATGTAACCAAGGCGGTTAAAATTTCGAACTCATCATCTTAAACAATTCGAGCTATTCTAATTacaatttgaaaaattcaaatattaaataaagattaaaacccTCAAATCAGGGGACACTGTAAgcttattttatgaattttacaAATCTTTTGATATATGTATATGTTATGATAATGTATTTGTTATAAGGTGAGTTGTGAATATATGTTAGGTAAAATatcttaactaaaattatattatttgtataatttataattaaaattttaaagaaaactgtaataacactttttttctctttagaaAACAACGAAGATGTCATTTCAAATGCTAAATTTTGGGATAAATTTATTAAGCACGagatatttaacaaataaattcttttaatttttttttataaagtgtAAAAACAAACTTATACTCAACTCATCTTAAACAATTCGAGTTACTTgaatttctatttaaaaaattcatatattaaattttatttatttaattacatatttgaATGGAAATCAATtgctaatttatttaaaatctgaAAGATCAAGTATATGATTGatttgttaatttgattagaagaaaaaaaataaaaagaatcaaATAATAAGTTTGAATGAAGATGTTCGAATAGAaggtgtttatatatatatatatattataaataaaaatatttataaaatgagttACTCGAACTAAAAATTTAAACCACAAATTTGAGTACGATTCTTTACTcaattaaatgaagatgttcATGAATTAAGTGAGGagatcaatatattatatatatatatattgaactaGAAATATAAACTTCCATCTGAAATTCGATTACAAAATAGATATTTTCTAACCCAACTTTTACTCTATCTAAGTTGAGTTTTAAACGAGTTACttaattctaaaatttataaaaaaaaaaaattccagataaataaatatatcctCAGCCCCTTCCACTCTTCCTTATTCTTTCTCTCGCCTCTTCACTTTTTCTTCTTCAGTCTTGAGACCGCGGCAGACCCACCGGCAGTCGGCACAGTCGACACACGGTAAGCAGTATCACCGTAGTACGACTCAATCTCACCAGTCACCTCAGGCAGTCGGCACCTGATATCCGTCCAGTCCAGTCCAGTCCAGTCCAGCCTCCAGGTACCATTTCTTACTCATTTACGACTCAGTTTTCTCGGATTGATTTTTGAATCTCTTATTTCCCTTTAACTGTAACACTATGTTAGGTTAGCAAACTGTAAGTAAACTTAAGACTAAACTCTATCATTGACAAATTTGAACTGGGCAACAAAAAAATGATCTCTTTGATTTGTGCCTGTTTGTACCTATTACAATGGTACACAATTGATCCATAGCAGTAGTTATTATCATGAAATGTTAATGTATTACATACAATTTtgttattgaattatatattcttCTCAGCTGGTACATGATGATCCATTTGAGCTAGAGCTTGGCTTGGAGTTTAGAACACAAAGCAAAGGCAAACTGAGTTAATATTGATGGTGATATTTCCTCTCAGCGACACCCATTCCACTATCGCATGAAATTTCATGGCTGCTTCATCGACTTCGCTGGGTTTTCTTGTCCACTCTTCTCTTTTTCCGTCTTCATCATCTCACTACTTTTCAATTCATCTTCATCGATCCTTTTCTGTGAAGAATGAGAAATTTAGACCTATACGATGTCAGCAGGAAGTCCTGCTTGAGGCTGCAGATTTTAAGACTGTGAGTAAGAAGAGGAGAAAGCCTAGGCCGAGTTTCTTTGAACAAATTCGCGATAAATGGTCCCTCAAAACTACTCCATTGACGGAGAAGCTTCCGTGGAGCGAAGATTTTCAGAGGCAAAATGAACCAAATTTCGAAGAAGACGAACTAGAGCAACAAAGACATCAGATAGTGGAGGATCAAGTGTCTGAGCCAGAAGAAGTGAAGGTCATCCCATCTACTAAATTCATAACTTCAACTGCAGTTTCAGCTCCTTGGACTCATGGAAAATTCAAAAATGTAACTGGATTAAGAGATTTCCCTGGCAAAATTGACTACAATGATGCTCCAGTACAAAAGGATCTGGCGAGGGAAGAAATTGCTTCTGTTGAGAAGCGCCAAGAGGTTTCCATTATAGAAAGAACGGTATCTGTGACTATTAAGGATGATAACAGTTCTCATAGCTCTTCAATTGATGAAAGTGGTTCAGTGATGTTGCCATGGAAGAGATGGAGTAATCCAACTTCTTCTGTTGATGAAAAATCCAGTAAGGGAAAGGCTGATGTCGCAGAGAGATTTATACCTGAGGCAGAATTAAATAGGCTCCGAAATGTTTCATTGAGAATGGTGGAAAGGATAAAGATTGGAAAAGCTGGTATCAACCAAGAACTGGTGAACAACATTCATGAGAAGTGGAAGGAGAATGAAGTGGTGAAACTGAAGTTCGAGGGTTCTTCTACTTTGAACATGAAAAGAAATCATGAAATTTTGGAGGTTAGTTAGTGTCATACTGTAGTATCATCTTTGTTGCATTACTCTAGGGATTCAGACTTTCTTGTTCTTATCTTTGTTATACATTGTCCTGAACCAGAAAAGAACTGGAGGTCTAGTCATATGGAGATCAGGCAGTTCAATAGTGTTATACAGGGGAATGACATACAAGTTTCCTTGTGTTCAATCTTATTCCAAGCAAACTGAAGATACTGCCAACAGACCAAAAGATCTGATTAGGAATAACGCTGTATCTATTCGAAACTCTTCTAGAGATTCAATCCATTTACATGAAGGAGAAGAAGTCACAGATTTGAGTGAGATTAACCTTCTGTTGGATGAGCTAGGTCCACGATTTAAAGATTGGACTGGCCCCGAACCACTACCCATAGATGCAGATTTGCTTCCTAATGTAGTTCCTGGATATAGAACTCCGTACAGGTTTCTAAGAGAAGGGTTCAGACGTTGTTTAACGGGAAAGCAAATGACTTTGTACAGACAAACTGCTCGAAAAATGCCTCCCCATTTTGCTCTAGGTATGATGCTACTTCTGTATACTGGTTTACAGGTTTTATTTATTGTACTTTTCTTTTTATGTTGTATCAATTTTCTTCTATACAGGAAGAAACAGAGAATTGCAAGGTTTGGCTATGGCCATGGTGAAACTATGGGAAAGAAGTGCCATCGCCAAGATAGCCATCAAGCGTGGTGTACTAAATACATGTAACGAGAGGATGGCAGAAGAGCTTAAGGTCAAAAAATTTTGaccaatttttatttgtttataaattctGCTCGAGGTCTGTTTTGACGATTCCTATTATGATTTATGTAGGTATTAACAGGTGGAACATTAGTTTCAAGGAACAAGGAGTACATTGTATTTTACAGGGGTAATGATTTTTTGCCGCCTGTTGTTACGAAAGCGGTTGAGGAAGCACAGAAAAGGAATGTGCTGACTGAGGATGAGGAAGAGGAAGCTCGAAACAGGGCATCGAGAATGTTTTTGTCAAATTCCAAACCTGTAAAAGTCCGTCGTCTCGTTGCAGGAACACTTGCGGAAACAAAGGCAGCAACTTCAGAGTGGGGGAACCAATTTGCCAATGTTGATGTAGGGAAAATGATGAAGGATGCTGCTGTTGCTAGACACGCCTCTTTGGTCAGACAACTCGAGAACAGACTAGCACTTGTGAGTTGCATCATCTCTAAAAAAAATCGTCAATTCTTTCCCAGCAAAAGCAAATATCCCCTTTGGAAACACACTTTGACGAGAAACCGTCAATAATCTGTTAAGTTCAGTTTCCAAACGTGAGATACttgaaaaaaaagtgttttcaaataaatttattgacagTTTCTCAGTATTCAGATCTaaaaaagtgtttttaaatGGATATATAATCGTTTCATGGTTGTTTTGCAGGCTAATCGAAAGATGTTGAAAGCTGAGAAAGCAGTTTTAGAAGTGCAGGAATCTCTCGAACCAGCAGATCTACCGACTGATTTAGAAACCATAACAGATGAGGAGAGACACTTGTTTCGCAAAATAGGACTGAGCATGCAACCGTATCTGACAGTAggtaagtaaaaataaataaaaacaatcgTTTTTTTCCTTCCGTTTAAGTTGAGATATTCATGGTGTATTCAGGTAGGAGAGATGTGTTTGATGGTACAATAGAGAACATACACTTAAACTGGAAATATAGAGAGGTGGTGAAGCTATTTGTTAGAGGAAAAAACATATCACAAGTGAAGCATATAGCAGTCTCTCTAGAGGCAGAAAGTGGAGGTATTCTTGTATCCTTGGATAAAACAGTTCAAGGATACTCAATTATTTTGTATCGGGGGAAGAATTATCGAAGACCCCTTACAATAAGACCCAAGAATCTATTGAGTAAAAGGCAGGCATTGGCACGATCAATTGAACTACAGAGACGCGAGGTAATAAGATAAATATGAATTTCATTTCTTCACAAGTTTTTAAGTTACACAATCACGTTTGAAAATCATCACAATCACAAAACGCCATTTCCCAATTTTAGTAATGAACATATCAATGTAATACTTGTTTCTTtcttgattgattgattgaattCAGGGTCTAAAGCATCATATATTAGGCCTGACAGAACAAATTGAGAAGTTGAAGATGGAGCTGGTATAGTAAATGGAAAATTTTACCCTTGATCATCTCCAGTTCTCATATGGTTTAACTAACCCATTTAACTGTTAAAAACTGACAGGAAGATATGAAGAGAACAGAGGAGATTGATGAGGAGACTTTCCGTGCCAGGATGAATGTCAACTACATactggatgatgatgatgatgacgaagAAGAATCAGAggtaactttttaaaatttgttttgaattttaataatcaaatagaTGCTACATTCTCTTCTCATGATCAGGATGAAGAGGTGCATATTGGAATTCATGATTGGAAAAGACGGCAACAATGAGCCAGATTCTTGAACAGTGGGATGAACCAAATTGCTAGCCTACAACTATAAGATCACGACCGGTTGGATGGGGGCGAGGTACGTATTATTCTTGAACAAAGCTAACTGTTGTTTTTTTCTGGTCTGATTATGAAAACCTACCTGCATCTCTCGTGTCAGAATAAGAtggagattattattattagggttGTAAAAGAGCATTAGCGAATAGCCGAATACATCAGAGATAGAATCGAACACCTGccattgaagaagaaaaatcttGTTGTGCAAATAGGATTCCTAGTTGATATAGAGGAGAGCAATAATTAATATCATCCTTGTAACTTTGAAGAAGATAATCGTgtagttttaattttgatatttattatcattattctAACTCTAATTTTACATGAGATCCTAGCATATATCATATgtcattaattataatttataggtACCCCATACCCAGAAAAATATACTATATTGGAGTTATGTAAAAAATGTTGATTAAGAGCAGATTTTaatttttggtaaaatatttgaaagagTATTTGTTAAAAagagaataatttagtaatttgaCTCTGTGAGATGGTCActtgttttttaaaatgaaatagcTTAAAAGTAAAagtctattttttatatttatatattatattttgaatttaggtATAtgaatatgagaaatgattttgagaaaaatgagGTCTAAtctgattcttgattcttgttagaaaaa
It encodes the following:
- the LOC124927190 gene encoding pathogen-associated molecular patterns-induced protein A70-like, with protein sequence MENELTGSSGAWALMASWLTPKILFCFLNITIATIFISSNFKSRTKRPNNVVRSSSLLQRAGSFDFSFFSHHHHQDTTAPPREPYAPSQGPQLHRPPSLIDRLKSFDFSVLPAPTQEQDSTHQPDPPQVKRVPLLERVKSIKLSLYSSHVTDPVSVVADDHHHVERIKSAGAGTGTASRKKSAAQEKKMKKSASVKPFSSEKATEDVEERRPATTRPVESASLMDEEVDAKADDFINRFRQQLKLQRLDSLLRYRETLNKGSGPK
- the LOC124924312 gene encoding CRM-domain containing factor CFM3A, chloroplastic/mitochondrial, producing MAASSTSLGFLVHSSLFPSSSSHYFSIHLHRSFSVKNEKFRPIRCQQEVLLEAADFKTVSKKRRKPRPSFFEQIRDKWSLKTTPLTEKLPWSEDFQRQNEPNFEEDELEQQRHQIVEDQVSEPEEVKVIPSTKFITSTAVSAPWTHGKFKNVTGLRDFPGKIDYNDAPVQKDLAREEIASVEKRQEVSIIERTVSVTIKDDNSSHSSSIDESGSVMLPWKRWSNPTSSVDEKSSKGKADVAERFIPEAELNRLRNVSLRMVERIKIGKAGINQELVNNIHEKWKENEVVKLKFEGSSTLNMKRNHEILEKRTGGLVIWRSGSSIVLYRGMTYKFPCVQSYSKQTEDTANRPKDLIRNNAVSIRNSSRDSIHLHEGEEVTDLSEINLLLDELGPRFKDWTGPEPLPIDADLLPNVVPGYRTPYRFLREGFRRCLTGKQMTLYRQTARKMPPHFALGRNRELQGLAMAMVKLWERSAIAKIAIKRGVLNTCNERMAEELKVLTGGTLVSRNKEYIVFYRGNDFLPPVVTKAVEEAQKRNVLTEDEEEEARNRASRMFLSNSKPVKVRRLVAGTLAETKAATSEWGNQFANVDVGKMMKDAAVARHASLVRQLENRLALANRKMLKAEKAVLEVQESLEPADLPTDLETITDEERHLFRKIGLSMQPYLTVGRRDVFDGTIENIHLNWKYREVVKLFVRGKNISQVKHIAVSLEAESGGILVSLDKTVQGYSIILYRGKNYRRPLTIRPKNLLSKRQALARSIELQRREGLKHHILGLTEQIEKLKMELEDMKRTEEIDEETFRARMNVNYILDDDDDDEEESEDEEVHIGIHDWKRRQQ